The following are from one region of the Actinoplanes sp. L3-i22 genome:
- a CDS encoding nitroreductase family protein, which yields MTNPAPQDLGLLEALHSTPARRYLSTEPIADDIVRAILDAAIRGPSGGNSQPWVWIVVRDPETKKQIADWYREGWHRHYGSRRDEILNAPGDGPMSKRSFLAADHLAAHFEEAPVWIVPVILGAAKSANPRLGSSIYGAVQHLMLAARAHGIGSTLTTLHIGHEEDVRQLLGLPENALTMAIIPLGYPSQGRWAEPKRRPLDEVVFHDRYQA from the coding sequence ATGACCAACCCCGCGCCGCAGGACCTCGGACTGCTGGAGGCGCTGCACTCCACGCCCGCCCGCCGTTACCTCTCCACCGAGCCGATCGCCGACGACATCGTCCGCGCGATCCTGGACGCCGCGATCCGCGGGCCGTCCGGCGGCAACAGCCAGCCGTGGGTCTGGATCGTGGTCCGCGACCCGGAGACGAAGAAGCAGATCGCCGACTGGTACCGCGAGGGCTGGCACCGGCACTACGGCTCCCGGCGCGACGAGATCCTGAACGCCCCGGGCGACGGCCCGATGAGCAAGCGCAGCTTCCTCGCCGCCGACCACCTGGCCGCCCACTTCGAGGAGGCCCCGGTCTGGATCGTCCCGGTGATCCTGGGCGCCGCGAAGTCCGCCAACCCGCGCCTCGGGTCGTCGATCTACGGCGCGGTCCAGCACCTGATGCTGGCCGCGCGGGCGCACGGCATCGGGTCCACGCTGACCACCCTGCACATCGGCCACGAGGAGGACGTGCGGCAGCTGCTCGGCCTCCCGGAGAACGCCCTGACCATGGCGATCATCCCGCTCGGCTACCCGAGCCAGGGCCGCTGGGCCGAGCCGAAGCGGCGGCCGCTGGACGAGGTGGTCTTCCACGACCGCTACCAGGCCTAG